The Acidobacteriota bacterium nucleotide sequence CAGCCAAGCCATGAATCAAAGGTTGCGTCGTTTCCTGCAGAAAAGTATTGACAGAGTTTCCTGACCGTATTACTTTTACTGAAATATTTAGACTGTTGTCTAAATATTTAAATACAGAATATGCGGAGAGACCATCGTGCTGAGTCCGACCTTCAAAGCCCTGTCCGATCCGACGCGCCGGGAGATCCTGCGGCTGCTCGCCGCAGGCGACCGGACGGCCGGCGAGATCGCCGACCGCTTCGACATGACGAAGCCCAGCATCTCGCACCACCTGGGGATCCTGAAGCAGGCGGGCCTCGTGACGGACGAGCGGCGGGGCCAGCACATCGTCTACTCCATCAACACCACCGTCTTCCAGGAAGCCATGAGCTGGCTTATGGGATTCACGCACGACACCGGAGCGGGAGGCAAACATGGAACGCGCTGACACGTCGAACGAATCGTATCATCTGGGCCGCTGGGTGGTCCGGGAGGATTGGCCGGTCTGGGTGTTCATGGCGGCCATCATCGCCGCCGCCGCCCTCATCCATCCCACCCTGCCCGACATCGTCCCCACTCACTACAACATCCGGGGCGAGGCGGACGGCTTCGGCGGCAAGGCCTCCCTGACGGTGACCCTGCCCCTGGTCATGCTGGGGATTTACGGCCTGCTCCTGGTCCTGCCCCTGATCGACCCCCGGCGGTCCAGTTACCCGCACTTCCGGTCCACGCTCCGCGTGATCCGGGCCGGCCTCGTCGTCTTTTTCGGGCTTCTCAACCTGGTGACGCTCGCCGCGGCGAAGGGGATCGGGCTGCCGATGGGGACCGCCATCATCGTGTTGCTCTCGGGGATGTTCATCCTGCTCGGCAATTACATGGGCCGGATCAAGCCCAACTGGTTCATCGGCATCCGCACGCCGTGGACGCTATCCAACGCCGAAGTGTGGCGGCGCACCCACCGCTGGAGCGGCGGCGCCTTCGTCCTGGCCGGCGCGGCGGGTTGGATCAGCATCCTGTTCGCGGCGGAGACCGCCTTCTTCATCTTCCTGGCGGCCATGCTCGCCGTCTGCGTCTTCAGCATCGTCATCTCGTACGTCTTCTGGCGACAGGAGCAGGCCCGGCCCCGGCCGCCGGCGGACGACTCCCCTGCCGATCAGTCGCATCAGGAAAACAGTTAGGAGGTTATCATGTCATATTTCTTGACTCGCCCGATGGTCATCATCGGTTGGATCCTCTGCCTCATCGGGATCGCCGCCGCCGCCCCGGCGGCGGGGGCGCCCGACGCCCTCGCCGGCGAGTGGGCCGGTACGCTCCAGGCCGGCCCGCAACGCCTGCGCCTGGTGTTTCAACTGCAGGCGGCGGACGCCGGCGGGTGGACGGGCGTCGTCATCAGCGTGGACCAGGGCAACGCCCGAATCCCCATCGGCTCGATCACCTGCGGCGACGGACAGGTCGCCATGGAGATTCCCATGGCCGGGTCCACGTTCACCGGCACCCTCGATGCCGACGGCCGGACCATCCGGGGGACCTGGAGCCAGAGCGGCTATTCGTTCCCGCTGGAACTGAGGCGCGGCACCGCCACTCCGGCTGCAGCCGCCGCGCCGCCACCGCCGGTGCCGCCGGCCGACCCCGAGGAGCTCAGGCCCTTTGCCGGCGAATGGGGCGGCATCATCGATCTGGTCAGCCTGCGGCTCCGCGTCCGGCTGGAGATGGCGGAGGGCGGGCTCACCGGCCGGATGTTCAGCGTGGACCAGGGGAACGCCGAGATCCCCATCGGCGCCGTGACCGTCGCGGGAAAGCAGATCGTTTTGGATGTCCCCGTCGTCCAGGGCCGGTACGACGGCGTGCTCGCTCCCGACGGCCGGCGGATCGAGGGGACGTGGCGGCAGGGTGCGCTCCAGGCCGCCCTGAACCTGACCCGGGACACCGTCCCGGCGGCGCCCCGGCGGCCCCAGGAGCCGGAGCCGCCGCTTCCCTACTCGGCCGAGGACGTCACGTTCCGCAACGAGGCGGCCGGTCTGACTCTCGCCGGCACCCTGACCCGGCCCTCCGGCGAAGGCCCCCATCCGGCGGTGATTCTCATCACCGGCTCGGGCACCCAGGACCGCGATGAAACGGTCGCCGGCCACCGGCCGTTCCTGGTGCTGGCGGATTACCTCACCCGGCGGGGCTTCGCCGTGCTGCGTTGCGATGACCGCGGCGCGGGGAAATCGGACATGCCCTCCGGCGACTTCACCACCCGGGACCTGGCGGGCGACACGCAGGCCGCGTTCGATTTTCTCAAAGGTCAATCCGGCATCGACGGCCGGCGGATCGGCCTCGCGGGCCACAGCGAGGGCGGGGTCATCGCCCCCATGGTGGCGGCGGACAACCCGGAGGTCGCCTTCGTGGTGCTGATGGCGGGCACCGGCGCCCCCGGCGCGCGGGTGCTGGAGCGCCAGGTGGAGCTCCTCGCCCGCGCCGAGGGGAAATCCGAAGCGGAGGTACGCCGCCTCGCCCAGGCCGAGAAGGACGTGCTGGCCGCCGTCCTCGGGGACGGTGATCCGGCCGTCCGGCGGCAGCGGGCCGCCGAGCTGATCCGGAACTCCCTGAGCGACGACCAGAAAAAGCAGCTCTCCGATCCGGAGCAGTTCATCGGTCAGCAACTGGATGCCCTGTTCAACCCCTGGATGCAGTTCTTCCTGACGTTCGACCCGCGCCCCACGCTGGCCCGGGTGAAGTGTCCCGTGCTGGCGGTGGGCGGC carries:
- a CDS encoding winged helix-turn-helix transcriptional regulator, with protein sequence MSPTFKALSDPTRREILRLLAAGDRTAGEIADRFDMTKPSISHHLGILKQAGLVTDERRGQHIVYSINTTVFQEAMSWLMGFTHDTGAGGKHGTR
- a CDS encoding SdpI family protein, whose product is MERADTSNESYHLGRWVVREDWPVWVFMAAIIAAAALIHPTLPDIVPTHYNIRGEADGFGGKASLTVTLPLVMLGIYGLLLVLPLIDPRRSSYPHFRSTLRVIRAGLVVFFGLLNLVTLAAAKGIGLPMGTAIIVLLSGMFILLGNYMGRIKPNWFIGIRTPWTLSNAEVWRRTHRWSGGAFVLAGAAGWISILFAAETAFFIFLAAMLAVCVFSIVISYVFWRQEQARPRPPADDSPADQSHQENS
- a CDS encoding alpha/beta hydrolase, whose product is MSYFLTRPMVIIGWILCLIGIAAAAPAAGAPDALAGEWAGTLQAGPQRLRLVFQLQAADAGGWTGVVISVDQGNARIPIGSITCGDGQVAMEIPMAGSTFTGTLDADGRTIRGTWSQSGYSFPLELRRGTATPAAAAAPPPPVPPADPEELRPFAGEWGGIIDLVSLRLRVRLEMAEGGLTGRMFSVDQGNAEIPIGAVTVAGKQIVLDVPVVQGRYDGVLAPDGRRIEGTWRQGALQAALNLTRDTVPAAPRRPQEPEPPLPYSAEDVTFRNEAAGLTLAGTLTRPSGEGPHPAVILITGSGTQDRDETVAGHRPFLVLADYLTRRGFAVLRCDDRGAGKSDMPSGDFTTRDLAGDTQAAFDFLKGQSGIDGRRIGLAGHSEGGVIAPMVAADNPEVAFVVLMAGTGAPGARVLERQVELLARAEGKSEAEVRRLAQAEKDVLAAVLGDGDPAVRRQRAAELIRNSLSDDQKKQLSDPEQFIGQQLDALFNPWMQFFLTFDPRPTLARVKCPVLAVGGEKDAQVPAAEHLSLIERAVRDGGNTRVTTRLLPGLNHMFQTCRTGAVSEYAAIEETLSPLFLQTVGDWLAETAGR